The DNA window TGCTTTACTGCTCCCCTCGCATGGCGTGATGCGCGCGGCGTCAGCCAAGTGTTGTTCTTCTACTcttttgaccttttttttcctgcccTGGCGCGGCCGGAAAAGGGcgacaaaagaaaaggtattGCTCGTGTAGAGACGGTGGATATTTTGGCCGACGGAAAGCGCACGATGGATGGATCCATCGATCATCCGTTGGAGTGGACGGGACCGTTCACGAATCACGATACGCGCAGACCGCACAGCAACGGCGATTCATCAGATCGTGTGGGAGTCTCCGCGCACCGTGCACACTGTGGCAGCAGCAACGCCTTTGCCCTTCGCAAATCACAGCAAAACTTGCGGGCGCCGGGCGCGCGACTGCGCTGCGAGTGCGAGAGCGAGCGGCAGCGCATCCATCGGCGGCTTCGTGATTACGAGCAATTTCCCGCGGGGGGCAGTCACGGGAGGGCAGAGCGCGATCGCGCACAGATCGCCGAGGCCGCGAGCGCGGCACGGCTGCACGGGGCGGGTGGTGGACGGCGCGGGTGCGGGCACACGGCCGCACGTACTATGGCCTTGTGTagattgtaaatatttttacaaaaatatcacatcaagtttttgattaaacgtagtctaattataaaataaattttagattccgtctggaaaccgcgagacgaatcttttgagtctaattaatccgtcattagcatatgttggttactgtagcacttatgactaatcatgttctaattagacttaaaagattcgtctcacgattttcccatcactatataattagttttattgttcatatatatttaatattttatttaaatatctaaaaatttaatgtgatgtttttagaaaaaaatttaggaacttaAACAAGGCGTATGCCTACCAGCCAAAAAGAATGGAAGGGATCCCAACTCCTCCGTCGGTGACGCGCGCCTTCCTCGGGATCCCCACCGCTGGTGCCGCGCACGCGCGTGCGACAGCggtgaggggggggggggggcgcttttgtttatgcgcTCGGAGGCAGGTTCGATTCGCTCTTCCCTAGCCGACGGTTAAACAAAAGCAGTAAACAACTCTGCGGATCGGCTAGTCCTCGTCTGCTGCATTAGAGCAAGTTGTAAAGCTAACCTATTAGaagtttatattatagtcaacaTATATGACAGGttgactataatttttatctcttatctttatatttaatgtatatttttagagtTAGTCTATAGCTGGCTCTTACGTAAGAGCTAACCCCACTTTTTTTCATTATCTCTTTTTTCCACATTagtttatagctaacttatagtctactattatacttgctcttagtacACTGAACACACTCGTTTGGTTTGTTTGGAAATTGATTACTTATCTTTATTCATTTGGCATTAACAGTGAGGTACTGAGGTTGCCTAGTTGGCTATTCACGAAAGCATCTTCCTACAGTTACAGGCAAGCATCTTATATTCTGTAATTCCTGTTAAAGTGCTAATCCCTTCATTTGaggttataagattttttttccttaaaatcaTCTGTGAACCTATAAGCTCTTCGAGTACGGTGCcttctatatataatgtttggaACTTGTATCTTATTGAAGAAAAACAGAATCAATGTATaagactattttaaaatattttaaatatttaaatatatttagaagtAGTTGATAAGATATAGTTAGCAAATGTTAGATTCACTATAACCACCGTTTACCTTCCTTTtagtgtatgtatatatataacctgaAATGGAGGTCCAGGAAGAAGCGCATCATCTGATGGATACCAACGGATGAGGCAACGGGGTGATTAGTTGGCTTtctcgtgaaaaaaaaattcaaaggatatattgcaaacgaaaaaataatttgtgaataaaaattttatacacatattgttAGCGAAAAACCtataaactttagtgaaaaacctataaaattcaaattttgacttataataataaccaaaaacaaaaagatcgGGTGAAACTCTTAACAAATTTGGCCGTTATCCTGCTTTCGGTGGGACATAACGTAGCAGCCCGGTGGTTCGTTAGCTCAAAAGAACAAAGGCAGCTCAGATTAAAGATTGGGGTAGCAGCAAGAACTCCAACGAAACTATTTTACTCAACATTCATCAGTGTGCGAGGACGAACCAGACCATACCTGACCTAGGAACAACTCACATCCAAATATCTTCCAGGAAATAATGTTTGGCTTATTCTGAACAAACTTTATTCTAGGAAAACATTCATTAGAAGAATAAAGGGCCACCAAATCGCTGAATCTCACTACATTTAGTGGTAGATGATTCTCGTCTATGCTCTATGGATCTATACTGTTCTGGAATCCAGACATGAATACATCTACGAAAGCACCaagtacaaatatattggATAAGTGACGTACAGTACAAAGATATATAATGGATATGAACTCAGGCTACTGATTTTAGGTCAGATGAGCAATTCACGACATTGACACATCAGTGGTGGCCACTTGTTCTGAATGgtggatatatatacaaaaataataaacccGCACAAACAGAAAGCAAGAAAATCATTCATGTTTTGTCTAATGGCCGGCGATAGGAAGATTGCTGAACAAGAAGATTCCATCCGAAGGTCACGGCGATGCAGTGAATGAAGAAGGCGGATAGATGCACAGAATgaggaaaataaacaaaaagaatgAGGCCAAGGGTGAAATCAGTGGAACTGTGCCTCTTGCCAAAGCCGGCCCATCAAATTCCTTGGTTGCTGAATTACAAGCTGCAGATGAATGCAATATTTTAACCCAACTCCTGGCATGGAGATTTTTAGTTTGTAGTATTAATCTCTTGGATGAGtgattctatataaaaaaaaaagactaattCTTCCCACAAGCTGCACTGGTCACTAGGCAATATGCTCAAAATGTTAAACGATTTTATGAGTGGAAAGATGTTACTAATTTGTGACGATGCAGCATCTTCAACAAAGAATGCCAACCACGACGAGGCATTGTAGGCAGGAAATAAACGAAGATTCTCAAGTGCTTGCAACTTTGCACGACGCAGGCAGCACAAACGAAGAATGAAGAGtggagaatgaaaccatgcaGACATAGCCGTAGTTGGCTGAGTGGCTTAAGCAGAATGATCCCTCTTTAACACAGAGTAGAAAGGTAATATGTCTTAGCTGCATATTACATCCATCCCATAAGTTTCTAATGTCAGAAATAACAGGGTGAAATATCAAGGCAGATAAAGTAGTAAACCTTAATTGAAGCCAATCAGTTGACGTCAGGTCATAAAAGTATTCATGGCATGCAAGCCAAAGAGTACAGTCCAACATGGGCAGCAGGGTCTAGCTTCTGCTACGACGGTACCTGGCACCATCTCTTCtgaaaaaaagtgaaaagcaTGCATAAGAATGATAAAGAATATATGATTTAGAAAGCCATGCAAGGCATAAAAATTGTAACATTTTACTGAATTTGCCTTACCCATCAGCGTAAGGAGAATCACCTCGGCCACGTGGTGACCTGCTGTAGTTGCGCCCACGAGCTGGTGAAACACTACGGCGTCTTGGAGAGCGATCACGAGGGCTGTAGCTTCTGTTCACAGAATAGTTAGCTTAGCTCACTTTTCACATCAGATattatcataaatttaaaatcaacatGCAATAGGTGCTTAATAGAACAAATGAAATAACTGAAAGTAGAAGGTGGATCATGCGAAGCATATCACGACAGAAGAGTTTCTGAAGTAGAAGCCACATGCTTTAACACAAAATATCAAGAAGGTTATGGAAATTGAAGccaaacaaaacataatatatatctatatacaaCATTGCACAAAATAAAGTTACCTTCTACCATAGGTCGGGCTCTTGCGGTATTGAGGGCTGCgactgcggctgcggctgcgacTCCTGCTACGACGCTTTCCACTACCCAGACCTCCAGGACCAATACGCAAACGACATTCACGAGCAAAGTGCCCAGTTTCCCCACACTCATAGCACTTCATCTCAGACCCACCATGTCGATCACGACCACCACGGCCACTGGTGTTGCGTGACAGTTCAACTCTCCATCCATTCTTGCCTATTAAAAGAGGAACCACACATTAGAACAAAGCCTAATAATACACAAGCTGATTCAAAATACAGAGTGACAAATCTTGCATTTACACTCCTAAGTCCACAAATGACGAATTAGAGATGATTGGTTAGGATGTAATTTTagtacaagaaaataaaagggaaaaaaacctAAGAACTCCAAATAAGATACATTGTCAAACAGATACAACTAACCAAACACTCAAAGTTTCCTTCAAAAAGGACAAAAAAGGACAGCAAGTCTACATGTATTGCTAATTTGGCATTTAAAAGATCATCAAATAAAACCAATGGAATTTTCTGAACAAACTTCAAACAGCGTGaagaaaaaataccattacatACCATCTAAATCACGGAGTGCATCCTCAGCATCCCTCTTGTCATCAAAATCAATAAATGCAAAACCAGGTGGTTTACGGGCAACCCAGACACTGCATAAAAAAGTATAGTTCAAACATCAAACAAGCCTGTAACATCGAGGTAACAGTATATTGAGTCAGGAACAGATGGCCATAGAGTTTCTGACACTGAAAAGAACATGTTTCATCACTCCAAACATAAGATTATCACGGGATGCACGACTTAACTTGTGTCACTAAAACACCGTAAAATCATGATGTTATGATGCAGATAATGTTATGCTGCATGCagaatatatttgcataaattcAGTGTACAGAAGTCAGTTATGATGTTATGCACATCTAGATAAACTGTCATTCCAGTACACAATTAACGAACTTGTCTATCCAAAAACTCCATAAGACTAACACAGCACAATGCAAAACCAAAAACCCAATTAGATgaagtgaaaaaatatcttaggCAGAAACTTACCTTCGCAGAACTCCAAACACACGAAACTCGTCTTCAAGTTCCCCGGAAGTCACACGGGGATCCAAGTTACCAACATACAAGCGAGCCATCGTCAACAATTCCCTGAATTTTAGTAAGAAAGGAGCCAATTATACCTCCTCCCTAAAGATAAATGAGCATGAAAGAAAGAAGgccaaaaacattttttaacaCCTGACCATAAATTATTGACTTGCTACAGGATAATTCAAGCAACCTTATCAAATCTTTTACTGAGAGTACAGATCTGAATTAATTTCAATTCCACTTAGTAGGAAAGAGATAGGTTTCAGAAATTAAAAGTTGCCCAACACAACATGAACCATAACAGTCCACAGTATCGACTCTTGATATTCTACAATCTACATGTCATTctttagggcctgtttgggggagcttatagattctgagaagcggTTGTTTGATAGTCAGCTTctgaaaatctagaaaaactcTATAACTACAAATTTTCATAAGCTATGGACCGTTTAGGGCAGCTTCTGACAGAAGtggaaaagctgcagctgcagctatGAGAAGCTCCCCGGCCCTAATACTTGCTCCAACCTAGATCGTATCAGGTTCAATCAATACGAAGCACAGATATCCAGAACTAACAACATCCAATTCCACACCCTTCGCGCACAAATCGAATAAATTACCTCTAAAATCGAGATCCGAGAGCCAACAAAAATCATATTCCATCACGAGATAATCTTCCTACTGTTACAGTGCTACTGAACCGTAACGCGCCGACGAATCGAACTCAAATAAGCAACTACGACAACCAAATCACGAGAAGACGACGACATCCACCAACTCATGGGTTTCTAGGGTTCCGAAACTGGACGGGATCGAGGGGTTGCGGATACCCATTAACGCATGACGAACCTCAAGGTACATGGAGTTACCTGCTTGAGAGGCGTACGAGCGGTGCTGGTGTGTGGACCTGCTGACTTGGCACCGGCAAGTCGCcgctgcggtggcggcggctcctCGGGGGGCGAGATCGCGACGAGGAAGAGGGTGACGCCGCGGGTGGTAGGAGtactgaagaagaagaagaggcccGACGATATATTGGGCCGGTGGTTTCGAGCGTGGCCTCCCTGTGGGCCCAGTTATTTTTTAGGCTTTTCGCTTCCAGATCCGTGAATTTTCGTAGGTGTCACGGGCTCCGGCCCATGAGCAACCGGGGGcccacctcgtcgtcgtcgtccccagCGCGTCGCGTCCGGTGCACGCGCCGACCATCTcgtcgcgccaccgtggcGACGTCGCGTTCCCTTTCGCTACATATACCCCTcccccgccggccgctccgATCTCACTTTCCCCTCCGCTGATCCGCTCCGTTCTGCCCTCCCGTGTCGCAGCTAGAAGCTCCCGAATTCTCGTCGACCGCAACCGCCTCCGCCATGGGTGGCTCCCACAGCCGCGAGGACCTCGACCTCACGTCCTCCGacgaggagcaggaggaggattACGACGCCCAGAACTCCCCCTCCGCGGGCCGGCGCGAGGACATCCTCCGGACCTCgaccccctcctccctcgagTTCCTCGACGCGAAGCTGAAGGCCCTCGATCTCAAGTACCAGGCGCCCAACGCAGCCAAGCTGTACctccacgtcggcggcgcctccgcctccgcgcgctGGGTTCcggccgagcggcgggcgacctACTCGTTCGTCGACAAGGGCGGCGATCGCGGTGATGGTGGCTCCTCGAGGTGGGTTCTGGAGGTTGGTCCGGGTCCCCGGGTCTCTGCCCCCGTCGGGCCGGCGCTCCAGCTGAAGGCGCTCCCCGGGCAGCGGCGGGCCGATTTCGCCGCGGGTGGCTCCGTCTGGGCGCTGCGGCTGCCGACCGACGCTGCCTTCCGCCGATTCCGGCAGGAATACGACCGGTGCTTGTTCGAGAACACTTATGGGGTCGAGGCCACGGATGAGGGC is part of the Oryza brachyantha chromosome 2, ObraRS2, whole genome shotgun sequence genome and encodes:
- the LOC102718804 gene encoding serine/arginine-rich splicing factor RSZ21 isoform X1; its protein translation is MARLYVGNLDPRVTSGELEDEFRVFGVLRSVWVARKPPGFAFIDFDDKRDAEDALRDLDGKNGWRVELSRNTSGRGGRDRHGGSEMKCYECGETGHFARECRLRIGPGGLGSGKRRSRSRSRSRSRSPQYRKSPTYGRRSYSPRDRSPRRRSVSPARGRNYSRSPRGRGDSPYADGRDGARYRRSRS
- the LOC102718804 gene encoding serine/arginine-rich splicing factor RSZ21 isoform X2: MARLYVGNLDPRVTSGELEDEFRVFGVLRSVWVARKPPGFAFIDFDDKRDAEDALRDLDGKNGWRVELSRNTSGRGGRDRHGGSEMKCYECGETGHFARECRLRIGPGGLGSGKRRSRSRSRSRSRSPQYRKSPTYGRRSYSPRDRSPRRRSVSPARGRNYSRSPRGRGDSPYADGDGARYRRSRS